Proteins encoded in a region of the Dorea longicatena genome:
- a CDS encoding KOW domain-containing RNA-binding protein: MVMYEAGMLARSKAGHDKAQMYIIKEVDDTYVYLVDGRIRTLGHPKKKKKKHVQIVHGIYNMKELDDAGIRKLIKDWMKEEK, translated from the coding sequence ATGGTGATGTATGAAGCAGGAATGCTTGCAAGATCAAAAGCCGGACATGATAAAGCACAGATGTATATCATAAAAGAAGTGGATGATACATATGTATATCTGGTGGATGGCCGCATCAGAACACTCGGCCATCCGAAGAAAAAGAAGAAAAAGCATGTACAGATTGTTCACGGAATATATAATATGAAAGAACTTGATGATGCAGGCATAAGAAAGTTAATTAAGGATTGGATGAAAGAAGAGAAGTAG
- the rplR gene encoding 50S ribosomal protein L18, with protein sequence MVSKKSRSEVRVNKHRKLRNRLSGTAECPRLAVFRSNNHMYAQIIDDTVGNTLVSASTLQKDVKANLEKTNNVDAAAYLGKVIAEKALEKGIKDVVFDRGGFIYQGKVQALADAAREAGLNF encoded by the coding sequence ATGGTTAGCAAAAAATCAAGAAGTGAAGTTCGCGTAAACAAGCACAGAAAATTACGTAACCGTTTATCTGGTACAGCTGAGTGCCCACGTTTAGCAGTATTCAGAAGTAATAATCATATGTATGCTCAAATTATTGACGATACAGTTGGAAATACACTGGTTTCCGCTTCCACTCTTCAGAAAGATGTGAAAGCAAACCTGGAGAAAACTAACAACGTTGATGCAGCAGCATATTTAGGAAAAGTAATCGCAGAAAAGGCCCTTGAAAAAGGTATTAAAGACGTTGTCTTCGATAGAGGCGGATTTATTTACCAGGGTAAAGTACAGGCATTAGCAGACGCAGCTAGAGAAGCTGGGTTGAATTTCTAG
- the rpsH gene encoding 30S ribosomal protein S8 gives MTMSDPIADMLTRIRNANTAKHDTVDVPASKMKLAIANILLDEGYIEKYDVIEDGVFKTIHITLKYGADKNEKVITGLKRISKPGLRVYASSENVPKVFGGLGTAIISTNQGVITDKAARKLGVGGEVLCYIW, from the coding sequence ATGACAATGAGTGATCCAATCGCAGATATGCTTACAAGAATCCGTAATGCAAATACTGCTAAACATGATACTGTAGATGTTCCGGCATCCAAGATGAAGCTTGCTATCGCTAATATCTTGTTAGATGAAGGATATATCGAAAAATACGACGTTATCGAGGACGGAGTATTCAAAACAATTCACATCACACTGAAATACGGTGCTGATAAGAACGAAAAAGTTATCACAGGCCTTAAGAGAATTTCTAAACCAGGTCTTCGTGTATACGCTTCAAGCGAGAATGTACCTAAGGTATTTGGTGGACTTGGAACAGCAATCATTTCCACAAACCAGGGTGTAATCACTGATAAAGCTGCCAGAAAGCTTGGTGTCGGTGGAGAAGTTCTCTGCTATATTTGGTAA
- the rplV gene encoding 50S ribosomal protein L22: MAKGHRSQIKRERNANKDTRPSAKLSYARVSVQKACFVLDAIRGKDVTTALGILTYNPRYASSLIKKLLESAIANAENNNGMNAENLYIAEAYANKGPTMKRIRPRAQGRAYRIEKRMSHITLVLDER; this comes from the coding sequence ATGGCTAAAGGACATAGATCCCAAATTAAAAGAGAAAGAAATGCTAACAAAGATACAAGACCTTCTGCTAAGTTATCTTACGCAAGAGTTTCTGTTCAGAAAGCATGCTTCGTATTAGATGCCATCAGAGGTAAGGATGTAACAACAGCACTTGGTATTTTGACATACAATCCAAGATATGCTTCTAGTTTAATAAAGAAATTATTAGAGTCTGCAATTGCAAATGCTGAGAACAACAACGGCATGAATGCTGAGAATCTGTACATTGCAGAGGCTTATGCAAACAAAGGACCAACAATGAAGAGAATCAGACCTAGAGCACAGGGTAGAGCTTACAGAATCGAAAAGAGAATGAGCCACATTACACTCGTGCTTGATGAAAGATAA
- the secY gene encoding preprotein translocase subunit SecY has product MLEAFRKAFKIKDIRKKIGYTFLMLIVIRIGSQLPTPGVNGEYIKNFFAQNTGEAFNLFNAFTGGSFEQMSVFALSITPYITSSIIVQLLTIAIPQLEEMQRDGETGRKKIVAITRYLTVGLALIESGAMAVGFGRQGLLVKYNFVNAAIVVLTLTAGSAFLMWIGERITEKGVGNGISIVLVINIISRIPSDMKTLFDQFVKGKAIASACLAVCVIIAIILALVVFTVILQDGERRIAVQYSQKIVGRRSYGGQSTNIPLKVNTAGVIPIIFSSSLMQFPIVIASFLGKDNGSGIGSEILRGLNQSNWCNPEQIKYSWGLVLYIVLTVFFAYFYTSITFNPLEIANNMKKSGGFIPGIRPGRPTVEYLTKILNYIIFVGACGLILVQIVPILFNGWLGAKVSFGGTSLIIIVSVILETLKQIDSMTLVRTYKGFLNS; this is encoded by the coding sequence ATGTTAGAAGCATTTCGAAAGGCATTCAAGATAAAAGATATTCGAAAAAAGATCGGATATACATTTTTGATGTTAATCGTAATACGAATTGGATCGCAGTTGCCAACACCAGGCGTAAATGGTGAATATATTAAGAATTTCTTTGCTCAAAACACTGGAGAGGCGTTCAATTTATTTAACGCCTTCACCGGTGGCTCTTTTGAGCAAATGTCTGTATTTGCCTTAAGCATTACACCTTATATTACTTCATCAATCATAGTTCAGCTGCTTACAATTGCAATTCCGCAGTTGGAAGAAATGCAGCGTGACGGCGAGACCGGAAGAAAGAAAATTGTTGCTATTACAAGATATCTTACCGTTGGTCTTGCTTTAATTGAATCTGGAGCTATGGCGGTCGGATTTGGACGTCAGGGACTTCTGGTGAAGTATAATTTTGTTAATGCAGCAATTGTCGTATTAACACTCACGGCTGGATCAGCTTTTCTGATGTGGATTGGTGAGAGAATTACAGAAAAAGGTGTGGGCAATGGTATTTCTATTGTCCTGGTGATCAACATTATCTCTCGTATTCCGAGTGATATGAAGACGTTATTTGACCAGTTCGTGAAAGGAAAAGCGATTGCTTCCGCTTGTCTTGCAGTATGTGTAATCATTGCAATCATTCTTGCATTGGTCGTATTTACCGTAATCCTGCAGGATGGAGAAAGAAGAATTGCTGTACAGTATTCCCAGAAAATAGTTGGAAGAAGATCTTATGGTGGTCAGTCTACAAACATTCCGTTGAAGGTTAACACTGCAGGTGTTATCCCGATTATCTTTTCATCATCTTTGATGCAATTTCCAATTGTAATTGCATCATTCCTTGGAAAAGATAACGGAAGTGGAATCGGAAGTGAGATACTTCGAGGATTGAATCAGAGTAACTGGTGCAATCCGGAACAGATTAAATACTCTTGGGGACTGGTATTATATATTGTCCTGACTGTATTCTTCGCATATTTTTACACTTCAATTACATTTAATCCATTGGAGATTGCAAATAATATGAAGAAGAGCGGTGGATTCATACCGGGAATTCGTCCGGGAAGACCAACAGTAGAATATTTGACAAAAATCTTGAATTATATTATTTTTGTTGGTGCATGCGGATTGATTCTGGTACAGATTGTTCCGATATTATTTAATGGATGGCTTGGAGCAAAAGTATCCTTTGGCGGTACTTCTCTGATCATTATTGTCAGTGTAATATTGGAAACACTTAAACAAATTGATTCAATGACGCTTGTAAGAACATACAAGGGATTTTTAAATAGCTAA
- the rplX gene encoding 50S ribosomal protein L24, whose protein sequence is MSMLKIKKGDTVKVIAGKDKDKEGKVIAVNQKTGKVIVEGVNMLTKHTKPSAQNQEGGIVRQEGPIDISNVMYVHKGTATRVGIKMDGDKKVRYAKSTGEVID, encoded by the coding sequence ATGTCAATGTTAAAGATCAAAAAAGGTGATACAGTTAAAGTAATCGCCGGTAAAGATAAAGACAAAGAAGGCAAAGTTATCGCTGTTAACCAGAAGACTGGAAAGGTTATCGTTGAAGGCGTAAATATGCTGACAAAGCACACAAAACCAAGTGCTCAGAACCAGGAAGGCGGAATCGTTCGTCAGGAAGGACCTATCGATATCTCTAACGTAATGTATGTTCACAAAGGAACAGCTACAAGAGTTGGTATCAAGATGGACGGAGACAAAAAAGTACGTTACGCTAAATCAACAGGCGAAGTGATTGATTAA
- the rpsC gene encoding 30S ribosomal protein S3, which translates to MGQKVNPHGLRVGVIKDWDSRWYAEKDFADCLVEDHEIRTYLKKRLYSAGISKIEIERASDRVKIIVYTAKPGVVIGKGGAEIEKVKGELAQFTDKKLIVDIKEIKRPDKDAQLVAENIALQLENRISFRRAMKSCMSRTMKSGALGVKTSVSGRLGGADMARTEFYSEGTIPLQTLRADIDYGFAEANTTYGKVGVKVWIYKGEVLPEKTVKEGDR; encoded by the coding sequence ATGGGACAGAAAGTTAATCCTCATGGTTTGAGAGTCGGAGTTATCAAAGACTGGGACTCAAGATGGTATGCAGAGAAAGATTTCGCAGACTGCTTAGTGGAAGACCATGAAATCAGAACATATCTTAAGAAGAGATTATACAGTGCTGGTATTTCTAAAATTGAAATCGAGAGAGCATCTGACCGCGTAAAGATTATCGTTTACACAGCAAAACCTGGTGTTGTAATCGGTAAAGGCGGAGCAGAGATCGAGAAAGTAAAAGGTGAATTAGCACAGTTTACAGATAAAAAGTTAATCGTTGACATCAAAGAAATCAAGAGACCGGATAAAGATGCTCAGTTAGTAGCTGAGAACATCGCATTACAGCTTGAGAACCGTATTTCTTTCAGACGTGCAATGAAATCATGCATGTCAAGAACTATGAAATCTGGAGCACTTGGTGTTAAGACTTCTGTATCAGGACGTCTTGGTGGAGCTGATATGGCTCGTACAGAGTTCTACAGCGAGGGAACAATTCCTCTTCAGACACTGAGAGCAGACATTGACTACGGATTCGCTGAAGCAAACACAACTTACGGAAAAGTTGGTGTTAAAGTTTGGATCTACAAAGGCGAAGTTCTTCCGGAGAAAACAGTTAAGGAAGGAGATAGATAA
- a CDS encoding adenylate kinase — MKIIMLGAPGAGKGTQAKKIAAKYDIPHISTGDIFRANIKNGTELGNKAKTYMDQGLLVPDELVVDLVVDRVQQDDCKNGYVLDGFPRTIPQAEALDKALAEFGDKIDYAIDVNVPDENIVKRMGGRRACVGCGATYHLVYAPTKTEGICDVCGKELILRDDDKPETVQKRLNVYHEQTQPLIDYYTKAGILKTVDGTVDINDVFAAIVEILGA; from the coding sequence ATGAAAATTATTATGTTAGGTGCCCCTGGAGCGGGCAAAGGAACCCAGGCAAAAAAGATTGCAGCGAAATATGATATTCCACACATTTCCACAGGAGATATCTTCAGAGCGAATATTAAAAACGGAACAGAACTGGGAAATAAGGCAAAAACATACATGGATCAGGGACTGTTAGTTCCGGATGAACTGGTAGTAGATCTGGTAGTAGATCGTGTACAGCAGGATGATTGTAAGAATGGTTATGTTCTGGATGGTTTCCCGAGAACAATTCCACAGGCAGAGGCTCTGGATAAGGCTCTGGCAGAATTCGGAGACAAGATTGATTATGCAATTGATGTGAATGTTCCGGATGAGAATATTGTAAAGCGCATGGGTGGACGCCGTGCATGCGTAGGATGTGGAGCAACTTATCATCTGGTATATGCACCGACCAAGACAGAAGGAATCTGTGATGTATGCGGAAAAGAGCTTATTTTAAGAGACGATGACAAACCGGAGACAGTACAGAAGAGACTGAATGTATATCATGAGCAGACACAGCCTTTGATCGATTATTATACTAAAGCAGGTATTTTAAAGACAGTAGACGGAACGGTTGACATCAATGATGTATTTGCAGCAATTGTAGAGATACTTGGAGCATAA
- the rpsK gene encoding 30S ribosomal protein S11, with protein MAKKVTKKVTKKRVKKNVEHGQAHIQSSFNNTIVTLTDAQGNALSWASAGGLGFRGSRKSTPYAAQMAAETAAKAALVHGLKSVDVMVKGPGSGREAAIRALQACGIDVTSIRDVTPVPHNGCRPPKRRRV; from the coding sequence ATGGCAAAGAAAGTTACAAAAAAAGTGACAAAGAAACGTGTCAAGAAAAACGTTGAACACGGACAGGCTCACATCCAGTCATCTTTTAATAACACAATCGTAACATTAACAGATGCACAGGGAAATGCTCTGTCATGGGCAAGTGCAGGCGGTCTCGGATTCAGAGGTTCAAGAAAATCTACCCCTTATGCAGCTCAGATGGCAGCTGAAACAGCAGCTAAAGCAGCATTAGTACATGGTTTAAAATCAGTTGACGTAATGGTTAAAGGACCAGGTTCAGGTAGAGAAGCAGCAATTCGTGCCCTGCAGGCATGCGGAATCGATGTAACAAGCATCAGAGACGTTACACCAGTACCACACAATGGTTGCCGTCCACCAAAACGCAGAAGAGTCTAG
- the rpsM gene encoding 30S ribosomal protein S13, with the protein MARIAGVDLPRDKRVEIGLTYIYGIGRTSATRILTEAGVNPDIRCRDLTDDDVKKISAVIDETQTVEGDLRREIALNIKRLQEIGCYRGIRHRKGLPVRGQKTKTNARTRKGPKRTVANKKK; encoded by the coding sequence ATGGCTCGTATAGCAGGTGTAGACTTACCAAGAGACAAACGTGTTGAGATCGGATTAACTTATATCTACGGAATCGGTAGAACAAGTGCAACTCGTATCTTAACAGAAGCAGGAGTTAATCCTGATATTCGTTGTAGAGATCTTACAGACGACGATGTAAAGAAAATCAGTGCTGTAATCGATGAGACTCAGACAGTAGAAGGTGATCTTCGTAGAGAAATCGCCCTCAACATTAAGAGATTACAGGAAATCGGATGTTATAGAGGAATCCGTCACAGAAAAGGACTTCCAGTTCGTGGTCAGAAGACTAAGACAAATGCTAGAACTAGAAAAGGTCCTAAGAGAACAGTAGCAAACAAGAAGAAATAA
- the rplP gene encoding 50S ribosomal protein L16 yields MLMPKRVKRRKQFRGTMKGKALRGNQITNGEYGIVATEPCWIRSNQIEAARIAMTRYIKRGGKVWIKIFPDKPVTTKPAETRMGSGKGTLEYWVAVVKPGRVLFEIAGVPEEVAKEALRLATHKLPCKCKVVSRADLEGGDNSEN; encoded by the coding sequence ATGTTAATGCCAAAAAGAGTAAAACGTCGTAAACAATTCCGTGGTACCATGAAGGGTAAAGCTCTTCGCGGTAACCAGATTACAAACGGTGAATATGGTATCGTTGCAACGGAACCTTGCTGGATCCGTTCTAACCAGATCGAAGCAGCCCGTATCGCTATGACACGTTACATCAAACGTGGTGGTAAAGTTTGGATCAAGATATTCCCAGATAAACCTGTAACTACGAAACCAGCTGAGACACGTATGGGTTCTGGTAAAGGAACCTTAGAATACTGGGTAGCTGTTGTTAAACCGGGACGCGTTCTTTTCGAGATCGCAGGTGTACCGGAAGAAGTTGCTAAAGAGGCTCTTCGTCTTGCAACTCACAAGCTGCCATGTAAATGTAAAGTAGTTTCTCGCGCAGACTTAGAAGGCGGTGATAACAGTGAAAATTAA
- the rplE gene encoding 50S ribosomal protein L5, translating to MSRLKEQYQNEIIDAMIKKFGYKNIMEVPKLDKVVINMGVGEAKDNAKLLDAAIADMEKITGQKAVVCKAKKSVANFKIREGMPIGCKVTLRGEKMYEFVDRLVNLALPRVRDFRGVNPNAFDGRGNYALGIKEQLIFPEIEYDKVDKVRGMDIIFVTTAKTDEEARELLTQFNMPFTK from the coding sequence TTGAGTAGACTGAAAGAACAGTACCAGAACGAGATCATTGATGCAATGATCAAAAAGTTCGGTTATAAAAATATTATGGAAGTACCAAAACTCGATAAAGTTGTTATCAACATGGGTGTTGGTGAAGCAAAAGATAACGCAAAACTTTTAGATGCTGCAATCGCTGACATGGAGAAAATCACAGGTCAGAAGGCTGTAGTTTGTAAAGCTAAGAAGTCCGTTGCTAACTTTAAGATCAGAGAGGGTATGCCGATTGGATGTAAAGTTACATTAAGAGGAGAAAAGATGTATGAATTCGTTGACCGTCTGGTTAACCTTGCACTCCCACGTGTACGTGACTTCAGAGGTGTAAATCCTAACGCATTCGACGGAAGAGGTAACTACGCTCTCGGAATTAAAGAGCAGCTGATCTTCCCAGAAATCGAATACGATAAAGTAGATAAGGTAAGAGGTATGGATATCATCTTCGTTACTACTGCTAAAACAGATGAAGAGGCACGCGAACTGCTTACTCAGTTCAACATGCCATTTACAAAATAA
- the map gene encoding type I methionyl aminopeptidase encodes MAITIKSEREIELMAEAGKILERVHNELEKALHPGMSTKDIDTLGEKIIRSYGCIPSFLNYNGYPASICVSVNQEVVHGIPDKHRIIHEGDIVSLDAGVIYKGYHSDAARTHAVGEVSEEAKKLIQVTKECFFEGIKYAKAGNHLFDISGAIGRYAEERGYGVVRDLCGHGIGTALHEAPEIPNYEVGRKGVKLRPGMTLAIEPMINIGTYEVDWLDDDWTVVTRDGSLSAHYENTILITEGEPRILSLTCDNE; translated from the coding sequence ATGGCAATCACGATTAAATCTGAAAGAGAAATCGAATTGATGGCGGAAGCCGGAAAGATACTCGAACGTGTACATAATGAACTGGAAAAAGCACTTCACCCGGGAATGAGTACCAAGGATATTGATACACTGGGGGAGAAAATCATCAGAAGCTATGGATGTATTCCTTCTTTCCTGAATTACAATGGATACCCTGCATCGATCTGTGTATCGGTGAACCAGGAAGTTGTTCATGGAATTCCGGATAAACACAGAATCATTCATGAAGGTGATATTGTCAGTCTGGATGCCGGGGTAATCTATAAGGGGTATCATTCGGATGCAGCAAGAACACATGCGGTCGGTGAAGTCAGTGAAGAAGCGAAAAAACTGATCCAGGTTACAAAAGAATGCTTTTTTGAGGGTATAAAATATGCCAAAGCAGGGAATCATCTATTTGATATATCCGGTGCGATCGGCAGATATGCCGAAGAAAGAGGTTATGGTGTTGTAAGAGATCTTTGTGGACATGGAATCGGAACAGCGCTTCATGAGGCACCGGAAATCCCGAATTATGAAGTGGGACGCAAGGGTGTAAAATTAAGACCCGGTATGACACTTGCCATCGAGCCGATGATCAATATAGGAACTTACGAAGTTGACTGGCTGGATGATGACTGGACAGTTGTAACAAGAGACGGTTCTTTATCGGCACATTATGAGAACACGATACTGATCACCGAAGGCGAACCTAGAATTCTGTCCTTAACCTGTGACAATGAATAG
- the rpmC gene encoding 50S ribosomal protein L29 yields MKINAFVEDLKTKSAAELNEELVAAKKELFNLRFQNATNQLDNTSRIKEVRRNIARIQTVITEKAAQ; encoded by the coding sequence GTGAAAATTAATGCATTTGTTGAAGATTTAAAAACAAAATCAGCTGCAGAGCTGAATGAAGAATTAGTAGCTGCTAAAAAGGAACTTTTCAATTTAAGATTCCAGAACGCAACAAACCAGTTGGACAATACAAGCAGAATTAAAGAAGTAAGAAGAAATATTGCCAGAATTCAGACAGTAATCACTGAAAAGGCAGCTCAGTAG
- a CDS encoding type Z 30S ribosomal protein S14 has translation MAKTAMKVKQQRKQKFSTREYNRCRICGRPHAYLRKYGICRVCFRELAYKGQIPGVKKASW, from the coding sequence ATGGCTAAGACAGCAATGAAAGTAAAACAGCAGCGCAAGCAGAAATTCTCCACAAGAGAATACAATCGTTGCAGAATCTGTGGACGTCCACATGCATATTTGAGAAAATATGGTATCTGCCGTGTTTGCTTCCGTGAGTTAGCATACAAAGGACAGATTCCAGGTGTTAAGAAAGCAAGTTGGTAG
- the rpmD gene encoding 50S ribosomal protein L30: MADLKITLVKSTIGAVPKHKKTVEALGLKKLNKTVVLPDNAATRGMVKQVSHLVKVEEV, translated from the coding sequence ATGGCAGATTTAAAAATCACATTAGTAAAATCTACAATTGGTGCTGTACCTAAGCATAAGAAAACTGTTGAAGCATTAGGACTTAAGAAGCTGAACAAAACTGTTGTACTTCCAGATAATGCAGCAACAAGAGGTATGGTTAAACAGGTTTCTCACCTGGTAAAAGTAGAAGAAGTATAA
- the rpmJ gene encoding 50S ribosomal protein L36 — protein MKVRSSVKPICEKCKVIKRKGSVRIICENPKHKQRQG, from the coding sequence GTGAAGGTTAGATCATCAGTAAAACCAATTTGCGAAAAATGCAAAGTAATTAAAAGAAAAGGAAGCGTTCGCATTATCTGCGAAAATCCAAAGCACAAACAGCGTCAGGGTTAA
- the rpsE gene encoding 30S ribosomal protein S5 → MRQERIDANSLELNEKVVSIKRVTKVVKGGRNMRFTALVVVGDGNGHVGAGLGKATEIPEAIRKGKEDAAKNLISVALDENDSVTHDYIGKFGGASVLLKKAPEGTGVIAGGPARAVIEMAGIKNIRTKSLGSNNKQNVVLATIEGLRQIKTPEEVAKLRGKSVEEIFG, encoded by the coding sequence ATGAGACAGGAACGTATTGATGCTAATTCATTAGAATTAAACGAAAAAGTAGTATCAATTAAACGTGTAACCAAAGTTGTTAAGGGTGGCCGTAATATGAGATTCACAGCTTTAGTAGTTGTTGGTGACGGAAATGGCCATGTTGGTGCAGGTTTAGGAAAAGCTACAGAAATTCCGGAAGCAATCCGCAAAGGAAAAGAAGATGCAGCTAAGAATCTCATCTCTGTAGCATTAGATGAAAATGACAGTGTAACACATGATTATATCGGTAAATTCGGAGGCGCTTCTGTATTACTTAAGAAGGCTCCAGAAGGTACTGGAGTTATCGCCGGTGGTCCGGCGCGTGCCGTAATCGAGATGGCAGGAATCAAGAACATTCGTACAAAATCTCTTGGTTCTAACAACAAACAGAATGTAGTACTTGCTACAATCGAAGGATTACGCCAGATTAAAACTCCAGAAGAAGTAGCTAAGCTTCGCGGTAAATCTGTTGAAGAGATCTTTGGCTAA
- the rplO gene encoding 50S ribosomal protein L15 — protein sequence MDLSNLRPADGSKQSDNFRRGRGHGSGNGKTAGKGHKGQKARSGGTRPGFEGGQMPLYRRIPKRGFTNRNTKTIVGINVSALEVFENDTVVTVDTLIEQGIVTNPKDGVKILGNGELTKKLTVQADAFSAGAVAKIEALGGKAEVI from the coding sequence ATGGATTTATCTAACTTAAGACCTGCTGACGGATCAAAGCAGAGTGATAATTTCAGAAGAGGACGTGGACACGGTTCTGGAAATGGTAAGACAGCTGGTAAGGGACATAAAGGTCAGAAAGCTCGTTCAGGAGGTACAAGACCTGGTTTCGAAGGTGGTCAGATGCCATTATATAGAAGAATACCAAAGAGAGGTTTCACTAACAGAAACACTAAGACAATCGTTGGTATCAACGTAAGTGCTCTTGAAGTATTTGAGAATGATACAGTTGTAACTGTAGATACATTAATCGAGCAGGGTATCGTTACAAATCCAAAGGATGGAGTTAAGATCCTTGGAAATGGCGAACTTACTAAGAAACTTACAGTTCAGGCTGATGCATTCAGCGCAGGTGCTGTAGCTAAGATCGAGGCATTAGGTGGAAAAGCAGAGGTGATCTAA
- the rplN gene encoding 50S ribosomal protein L14 yields MIQQESRLKVADNTGAKELLCIRVLGGSTRRYASIGDVIVATVKDATPGGVVKKGDVVKAVVVRTVNSTRRKDGSYIRFDENAAVIIKDDKTPRGTRIFGPVARELRDKQFMRIVSLAPEVL; encoded by the coding sequence ATGATACAGCAAGAAAGCAGACTTAAAGTAGCAGACAACACAGGTGCGAAAGAGTTACTGTGTATCCGTGTACTTGGCGGCTCAACAAGAAGATATGCAAGTATCGGTGATGTAATCGTTGCGACTGTTAAAGATGCAACACCAGGCGGCGTTGTTAAAAAAGGTGACGTAGTTAAAGCTGTAGTTGTTCGTACTGTAAACAGTACTCGTCGTAAAGATGGATCTTACATCCGTTTCGATGAAAATGCTGCTGTAATTATAAAAGATGATAAGACACCAAGAGGAACCCGTATCTTCGGGCCAGTAGCAAGAGAGCTTCGTGACAAACAGTTCATGAGAATTGTTTCTCTGGCTCCGGAAGTACTTTAA
- the infA gene encoding translation initiation factor IF-1: protein MSKADVIEIEGTVVEKLPNAMFQVELENGHQVLAHISGKLRMNFIKILPGDKVTLELSPYDLSKGRIIWRDK from the coding sequence ATGTCAAAGGCTGACGTTATTGAAATTGAAGGAACTGTAGTAGAAAAACTGCCAAACGCAATGTTTCAGGTAGAACTTGAGAATGGACATCAGGTATTAGCTCACATCAGCGGAAAGCTGAGAATGAACTTTATCAAGATCCTGCCGGGAGATAAAGTAACATTAGAGCTGTCACCATACGATCTTTCAAAAGGAAGAATCATCTGGAGAGATAAATAA
- the rpsQ gene encoding 30S ribosomal protein S17, which produces MERNLRKTRVGKVVSNKMDKTIVVAIEDHVKHPLYKKIVKKTYKLKAHDENNECNIGDKVKVMETRPLSKDKRWRLVEVMEKVK; this is translated from the coding sequence GTGGAAAGAAATCTTAGAAAAACCAGAGTTGGTAAGGTTGTCAGCAACAAGATGGATAAAACTATCGTTGTAGCAATCGAAGATCATGTAAAACATCCACTTTACAAGAAAATTGTAAAGAAGACATATAAATTAAAAGCACATGATGAAAACAATGAGTGCAATATCGGCGACAAAGTAAAAGTTATGGAAACAAGACCTCTGTCAAAAGACAAGAGATGGAGACTTGTTGAAGTTATGGAAAAAGTGAAATAG
- the rplF gene encoding 50S ribosomal protein L6 yields the protein MSRIGRHPIAIPAGVTVEIAENNVVTVKGPKGTLEKALPTEMEIKQEGEEIVVTRPNDLKKMKSLHGLTRTLINNMVIGVTEGYQKVLEVNGVGYRAAKSGNKLTLNLGYSHPVEMEDPEGVETVVEGQNKIIVKGLSKEKVGQYAAEIRDKRRPEPYKGKGIKYADEVIRRKVGKTGKK from the coding sequence ATGTCACGTATCGGAAGACATCCAATCGCTATCCCGGCAGGCGTAACTGTTGAGATCGCTGAGAACAATGTAGTGACTGTTAAAGGTCCAAAGGGAACACTTGAAAAAGCACTTCCAACAGAGATGGAAATCAAACAGGAAGGCGAAGAAATCGTTGTAACAAGACCAAATGACTTAAAGAAGATGAAATCTTTACATGGTCTTACAAGAACACTGATCAATAACATGGTTATTGGTGTAACAGAAGGATACCAGAAGGTTCTGGAAGTTAATGGTGTTGGATACAGAGCAGCAAAATCAGGTAACAAATTAACACTGAACCTTGGTTATTCTCATCCAGTTGAGATGGAAGATCCTGAAGGCGTTGAGACAGTAGTTGAAGGTCAGAACAAGATCATCGTTAAAGGACTCAGTAAAGAAAAAGTTGGCCAGTACGCAGCTGAAATCAGAGACAAGAGAAGACCGGAGCCTTACAAAGGTAAAGGTATTAAGTATGCTGATGAAGTTATCAGACGTAAAGTTGGTAAGACTGGTAAAAAATAA